A single region of the Anoplolepis gracilipes chromosome 1, ASM4749672v1, whole genome shotgun sequence genome encodes:
- the Br gene encoding broad-complex isoform X1 — protein MVDTQHFCLRWNNYQSSITSAFENLRDDEDFVDVTLACDGKSLKAHRVVLSACSPYFRELLKSTPCKHPVIVLQDVAFSDLHALVEFIYHGEVNVHQRSLSSFLKTAEVLRVSGLTQQADQTDRDELSHVRALAAGGNHLPFHDKTEEIAFPRGGSPPTPVTPTPTTVQQLLRRAQIRRNERRTPDPHDETAKRPRVPSPPLNNNDATPTDFSMVKSNHLSTKVEGNGVHDENSLVEDNIKCEPLELTGGNGGANAGNNEDSSDSGAAASDRPPASASSNEHEPEPEHTSGAQNFLPESKLFTSTPGSFNFSMAALTTDHAPLSVKFPGLGHGLQTPDLAGTSQDREVAEEDGGWQSAINIEYQRQIQESNQNDTSADRCGETVVQPQQKLPIIDLLDNINDQMEIVLKSEPVSPRMDELESCLLSSHTIEDDHMDLDSAHDIRDCHREKQQQPQSTSGRSSNNDAELRWLRPRNGTLQTKHQDASLVVNNVYKEQTQYSNRTYCNLCQKTFSRAWSLQRHLADTHFYVPQSLSCDQCGRSYKSRNSLVSHKSQYHARKDRKEHEAKCEVTY, from the exons ATGGTAGATACACAACATTTTTGTCTGCGATGGAACAATTACCAGAGCAGCATAACCTCGGCGTTTGAAAATCTGCGGGACGATGAGGACTTTGTGGACGTGACATTGGCCTGCGACGGCAAAAGCCTGAAAGCCCATCGCGTCGTTCTCTCTGCTTGTAGCCCGTATTTTAGAGAATTGCTCaag AGCACACCGTGCAAGCACCCAGTGATAGTGCTCCAGGATGTAGCATTCAGCGACTTACATGCCTTAGTGGAGTTTATTTATCACGGCGAGGTGAACGTGCATCAGCGTTCTCTCAGTAGTTTCCTAAAGACTGCGGAGGTCCTCAGGGTATCGGGCCTCACGCAACAGGCTGACCAAACCGACAGAGACGAG CTGTCGCATGTTCGCGCACTCGCAGCCGGCGGCAATCACCTGCCGTTCCACGACAAGACGGAGGAGATCGCTTTCCCACGTGGCGGCTCGCCGCCCACACCCGTGACCCCGACGCCGACCACGGTGCAACAGTTACTTCGCCGTGCACAGATACGCCGTAACGAGAGACGCACCCCGGATCCTCACGATGAGACGGCCAAGAGACCGCGGGTGCCGTCGCCGCCGCTCAACAACAACGACGCCACGCCCACGGACTTTTCGATGGTCAAGAGCAATCACCTGTCGACCAAGGTGGAGGGCAACGGGGTGCACGACGAGAACAGCCTGGTGGAGGACAATATAAAGTGCGAGCCGTTGGAGCTGACCGGCGGCAACGGCGGTGCCAACGCCGGCAACAACGAGGACTCGTCCGATTCCGGGGCCGCGGCCTCGGATCGACCGCCCGCGTCCGCGAGCAGCAACGAACACGAACCGGAACCGGAACACACGTCCGGGGCGCAGAATTTTCTGCCGGAGAGCAAGCTCTTTACGTCCACCCCCGGTAGCTTCAACTTTAGTATGGCGGCACTCACCACCGATCACGCACCATTGTCAG TGAAATTTCCAGGATTGGGCCACGGCTTGCAAACACCGGACCTGGCGGGTACTTCGCAAG ACCGGGAGGTCGCCGAGGAGGACGGGGGTTGGCAGTCCGCTATCAACATCGAGTACCAACGGCAAATACAGGAATCGAACCAAAACGATACGAGCGCAGATCGGTGCGGCGAGACGGTAGTGCAACCGCAGCAAAAGCTGCCGATAATCGATCTCTTAGACAACATTAACGATCAGATGGAAATTGTGTTGAAATCAGAACCCGTCTCACCGAGGATGGACGAGCTCGAGTCCTGCCTCCTGTCGAGCCATACGATCGAGGACGATCACATGGATCTCGATTCGGCGCACGACATTCGCGACTGTCATCGAGAGAAGCAACAGCAACCACAGTCGACATCCGGAAGATCCTCGAATAATGACGCGGAGTTACGATGGCTACGGCCGCGAAACGGTACCTTGCAAACCAAGCATCAAGACGCGTCACTCGTCGTCAACAACGTGTACAAGGAACAGACTCAATACTCGAATCGCACCTATTGCAACTTGTGCCAGAAGACCTTTTCTCGCGCCTGGTCTCTACAGAGGCATTTGGCCGACACGCACTTTTACGTGCCGCAGTCTCTATCCTGCGATCAGTGTGGCAGGAGCTATAAATCGAGAAACAGTCTAGTTAGTCACAAGAGCCAGTATCACGCTAGAAAGGATCGTAAAGAACACGAAGCTAAATGCGAAGTCACGTATTGA
- the Br gene encoding broad-complex isoform X2 yields the protein MVDTQHFCLRWNNYQSSITSAFENLRDDEDFVDVTLACDGKSLKAHRVVLSACSPYFRELLKSTPCKHPVIVLQDVAFSDLHALVEFIYHGEVNVHQRSLSSFLKTAEVLRVSGLTQQADQTDRDELSHVRALAAGGNHLPFHDKTEEIAFPRGGSPPTPVTPTPTTVQQLLRRAQIRRNERRTPDPHDETAKRPRVPSPPLNNNDATPTDFSMVKSNHLSTKVEGNGVHDENSLVEDNIKCEPLELTGGNGGANAGNNEDSSDSGAAASDRPPASASSNEHEPEPEHTSGAQNFLPESKLFTSTPGSFNFSMAALTTDHAPLSVKFPGLGHGLQTPDLAGTSQEPVSPRMDELESCLLSSHTIEDDHMDLDSAHDIRDCHREKQQQPQSTSGRSSNNDAELRWLRPRNGTLQTKHQDASLVVNNVYKEQTQYSNRTYCNLCQKTFSRAWSLQRHLADTHFYVPQSLSCDQCGRSYKSRNSLVSHKSQYHARKDRKEHEAKCEVTY from the exons ATGGTAGATACACAACATTTTTGTCTGCGATGGAACAATTACCAGAGCAGCATAACCTCGGCGTTTGAAAATCTGCGGGACGATGAGGACTTTGTGGACGTGACATTGGCCTGCGACGGCAAAAGCCTGAAAGCCCATCGCGTCGTTCTCTCTGCTTGTAGCCCGTATTTTAGAGAATTGCTCaag AGCACACCGTGCAAGCACCCAGTGATAGTGCTCCAGGATGTAGCATTCAGCGACTTACATGCCTTAGTGGAGTTTATTTATCACGGCGAGGTGAACGTGCATCAGCGTTCTCTCAGTAGTTTCCTAAAGACTGCGGAGGTCCTCAGGGTATCGGGCCTCACGCAACAGGCTGACCAAACCGACAGAGACGAG CTGTCGCATGTTCGCGCACTCGCAGCCGGCGGCAATCACCTGCCGTTCCACGACAAGACGGAGGAGATCGCTTTCCCACGTGGCGGCTCGCCGCCCACACCCGTGACCCCGACGCCGACCACGGTGCAACAGTTACTTCGCCGTGCACAGATACGCCGTAACGAGAGACGCACCCCGGATCCTCACGATGAGACGGCCAAGAGACCGCGGGTGCCGTCGCCGCCGCTCAACAACAACGACGCCACGCCCACGGACTTTTCGATGGTCAAGAGCAATCACCTGTCGACCAAGGTGGAGGGCAACGGGGTGCACGACGAGAACAGCCTGGTGGAGGACAATATAAAGTGCGAGCCGTTGGAGCTGACCGGCGGCAACGGCGGTGCCAACGCCGGCAACAACGAGGACTCGTCCGATTCCGGGGCCGCGGCCTCGGATCGACCGCCCGCGTCCGCGAGCAGCAACGAACACGAACCGGAACCGGAACACACGTCCGGGGCGCAGAATTTTCTGCCGGAGAGCAAGCTCTTTACGTCCACCCCCGGTAGCTTCAACTTTAGTATGGCGGCACTCACCACCGATCACGCACCATTGTCAG TGAAATTTCCAGGATTGGGCCACGGCTTGCAAACACCGGACCTGGCGGGTACTTCGCAAG AACCCGTCTCACCGAGGATGGACGAGCTCGAGTCCTGCCTCCTGTCGAGCCATACGATCGAGGACGATCACATGGATCTCGATTCGGCGCACGACATTCGCGACTGTCATCGAGAGAAGCAACAGCAACCACAGTCGACATCCGGAAGATCCTCGAATAATGACGCGGAGTTACGATGGCTACGGCCGCGAAACGGTACCTTGCAAACCAAGCATCAAGACGCGTCACTCGTCGTCAACAACGTGTACAAGGAACAGACTCAATACTCGAATCGCACCTATTGCAACTTGTGCCAGAAGACCTTTTCTCGCGCCTGGTCTCTACAGAGGCATTTGGCCGACACGCACTTTTACGTGCCGCAGTCTCTATCCTGCGATCAGTGTGGCAGGAGCTATAAATCGAGAAACAGTCTAGTTAGTCACAAGAGCCAGTATCACGCTAGAAAGGATCGTAAAGAACACGAAGCTAAATGCGAAGTCACGTATTGA
- the Br gene encoding broad-complex isoform X4, with protein sequence MVDTQHFCLRWNNYQSSITSAFENLRDDEDFVDVTLACDGKSLKAHRVVLSACSPYFRELLKSTPCKHPVIVLQDVAFSDLHALVEFIYHGEVNVHQRSLSSFLKTAEVLRVSGLTQQADQTDRDELSHVRALAAGGNHLPFHDKTEEIAFPRGGSPPTPVTPTPTTVQQLLRRAQIRRNERRTPDPHDETAKRPRVPSPPLNNNDATPTDFSMVKSNHLSTKVEGNGVHDENSLVEDNIKCEPLELTGGNGGANAGNNEDSSDSGAAASDRPPASASSNEHEPEPEHTSGAQNFLPESKLFTSTPGSFNFSMAALTTDHAPLSVKFPGLGHGLQTPDLAGTSQGLLAGSGASDEFRCEPCNKNLTSLTRLKRHIQNVHTRPSKEPICNICKRVYSSLNSLRNHKSIYHRQHNKSEQQRKEVAQVCEWQRDQRGEHNERNYSVQQQQQQQQQQQQQQQQQHQHQAQQHPRMG encoded by the exons ATGGTAGATACACAACATTTTTGTCTGCGATGGAACAATTACCAGAGCAGCATAACCTCGGCGTTTGAAAATCTGCGGGACGATGAGGACTTTGTGGACGTGACATTGGCCTGCGACGGCAAAAGCCTGAAAGCCCATCGCGTCGTTCTCTCTGCTTGTAGCCCGTATTTTAGAGAATTGCTCaag AGCACACCGTGCAAGCACCCAGTGATAGTGCTCCAGGATGTAGCATTCAGCGACTTACATGCCTTAGTGGAGTTTATTTATCACGGCGAGGTGAACGTGCATCAGCGTTCTCTCAGTAGTTTCCTAAAGACTGCGGAGGTCCTCAGGGTATCGGGCCTCACGCAACAGGCTGACCAAACCGACAGAGACGAG CTGTCGCATGTTCGCGCACTCGCAGCCGGCGGCAATCACCTGCCGTTCCACGACAAGACGGAGGAGATCGCTTTCCCACGTGGCGGCTCGCCGCCCACACCCGTGACCCCGACGCCGACCACGGTGCAACAGTTACTTCGCCGTGCACAGATACGCCGTAACGAGAGACGCACCCCGGATCCTCACGATGAGACGGCCAAGAGACCGCGGGTGCCGTCGCCGCCGCTCAACAACAACGACGCCACGCCCACGGACTTTTCGATGGTCAAGAGCAATCACCTGTCGACCAAGGTGGAGGGCAACGGGGTGCACGACGAGAACAGCCTGGTGGAGGACAATATAAAGTGCGAGCCGTTGGAGCTGACCGGCGGCAACGGCGGTGCCAACGCCGGCAACAACGAGGACTCGTCCGATTCCGGGGCCGCGGCCTCGGATCGACCGCCCGCGTCCGCGAGCAGCAACGAACACGAACCGGAACCGGAACACACGTCCGGGGCGCAGAATTTTCTGCCGGAGAGCAAGCTCTTTACGTCCACCCCCGGTAGCTTCAACTTTAGTATGGCGGCACTCACCACCGATCACGCACCATTGTCAG TGAAATTTCCAGGATTGGGCCACGGCTTGCAAACACCGGACCTGGCGGGTACTTCGCAAG GTCTCTTGGCCGGCAGCGGCGCGAGCGATGAGTTTCGATGTGAGCCGTGCAACAAAAACCTGACCTCCCTAACGCGGTTGAAGCGGCACATACAGAACGTGCACACCAGGCCCAGCAAGGAACCGATCTGTAACATCTGCAAGCGGGTTTACTCCAGTCTAAACAGTCTGCGCAACCACAAGAGCATCTACCATCGGCAGCACAACAAAAGCGAGCAGCAGAGAAAGGAAGTAGCGCAGGTTTGCGAATGGCAGAGAGATCAGAGAGGAGAGCACAACGAGAGAAATTACTCTgtgcagcagcagcagcagcagcaacagcaacagcagcagcagcagcaacaacaacatcAACACCAGGCTCAGCAACATCCGCGAATGGGATGA
- the Br gene encoding broad-complex isoform X8 yields MVDTQHFCLRWNNYQSSITSAFENLRDDEDFVDVTLACDGKSLKAHRVVLSACSPYFRELLKSTPCKHPVIVLQDVAFSDLHALVEFIYHGEVNVHQRSLSSFLKTAEVLRVSGLTQQADQTDRDELSHVRALAAGGNHLPFHDKTEEIAFPRGGSPPTPVTPTPTTVQQLLRRAQIRRNERRTPDPHDETAKRPRVPSPPLNNNDATPTDFSMVKSNHLSTKVEGNGVHDENSLVEDNIKCEPLELTGGNGGANAGNNEDSSDSGAAASDRPPASASSNEHEPEPEHTSGAQNFLPESKLFTSTPGSFNFSMAALTTDHAPLSVKFPGLGHGLQTPDLAGTSQAPRRGRETQRQNIFCASFFFFFFFFFLSRLSIFLVNGTPKRRSALFSSLFTRFSFFGMLTLSDA; encoded by the exons ATGGTAGATACACAACATTTTTGTCTGCGATGGAACAATTACCAGAGCAGCATAACCTCGGCGTTTGAAAATCTGCGGGACGATGAGGACTTTGTGGACGTGACATTGGCCTGCGACGGCAAAAGCCTGAAAGCCCATCGCGTCGTTCTCTCTGCTTGTAGCCCGTATTTTAGAGAATTGCTCaag AGCACACCGTGCAAGCACCCAGTGATAGTGCTCCAGGATGTAGCATTCAGCGACTTACATGCCTTAGTGGAGTTTATTTATCACGGCGAGGTGAACGTGCATCAGCGTTCTCTCAGTAGTTTCCTAAAGACTGCGGAGGTCCTCAGGGTATCGGGCCTCACGCAACAGGCTGACCAAACCGACAGAGACGAG CTGTCGCATGTTCGCGCACTCGCAGCCGGCGGCAATCACCTGCCGTTCCACGACAAGACGGAGGAGATCGCTTTCCCACGTGGCGGCTCGCCGCCCACACCCGTGACCCCGACGCCGACCACGGTGCAACAGTTACTTCGCCGTGCACAGATACGCCGTAACGAGAGACGCACCCCGGATCCTCACGATGAGACGGCCAAGAGACCGCGGGTGCCGTCGCCGCCGCTCAACAACAACGACGCCACGCCCACGGACTTTTCGATGGTCAAGAGCAATCACCTGTCGACCAAGGTGGAGGGCAACGGGGTGCACGACGAGAACAGCCTGGTGGAGGACAATATAAAGTGCGAGCCGTTGGAGCTGACCGGCGGCAACGGCGGTGCCAACGCCGGCAACAACGAGGACTCGTCCGATTCCGGGGCCGCGGCCTCGGATCGACCGCCCGCGTCCGCGAGCAGCAACGAACACGAACCGGAACCGGAACACACGTCCGGGGCGCAGAATTTTCTGCCGGAGAGCAAGCTCTTTACGTCCACCCCCGGTAGCTTCAACTTTAGTATGGCGGCACTCACCACCGATCACGCACCATTGTCAG TGAAATTTCCAGGATTGGGCCACGGCTTGCAAACACCGGACCTGGCGGGTACTTCGCAAG CACCACGTAGAGGGAGGGAGACACAGAGACAGAACATTTTTTgcgcatcttttttttttttttttttttttttttttctctccagaTTGTCAATATTTCTTGTCAATGGGACACCGAAGAGACGCTCCGCACTCTTCAGTTCACTCTTTACGCGCTTCTCTTTTTTCGGCATGTTAACTCTAAGCGATGCATAA
- the Br gene encoding broad-complex isoform X9: protein MVDTQHFCLRWNNYQSSITSAFENLRDDEDFVDVTLACDGKSLKAHRVVLSACSPYFRELLKSTPCKHPVIVLQDVAFSDLHALVEFIYHGEVNVHQRSLSSFLKTAEVLRVSGLTQQADQTDRDELSHVRALAAGGNHLPFHDKTEEIAFPRGGSPPTPVTPTPTTVQQLLRRAQIRRNERRTPDPHDETAKRPRVPSPPLNNNDATPTDFSMVKSNHLSTKVEGNGVHDENSLVEDNIKCEPLELTGGNGGANAGNNEDSSDSGAAASDRPPASASSNEHEPEPEHTSGAQNFLPESKLFTSTPGSFNFSMAALTTDHAPLSGLGHGLQTPDLAGTSQAPRRGRETQRQNIFCASFFFFFFFFFLSRLSIFLVNGTPKRRSALFSSLFTRFSFFGMLTLSDA, encoded by the exons ATGGTAGATACACAACATTTTTGTCTGCGATGGAACAATTACCAGAGCAGCATAACCTCGGCGTTTGAAAATCTGCGGGACGATGAGGACTTTGTGGACGTGACATTGGCCTGCGACGGCAAAAGCCTGAAAGCCCATCGCGTCGTTCTCTCTGCTTGTAGCCCGTATTTTAGAGAATTGCTCaag AGCACACCGTGCAAGCACCCAGTGATAGTGCTCCAGGATGTAGCATTCAGCGACTTACATGCCTTAGTGGAGTTTATTTATCACGGCGAGGTGAACGTGCATCAGCGTTCTCTCAGTAGTTTCCTAAAGACTGCGGAGGTCCTCAGGGTATCGGGCCTCACGCAACAGGCTGACCAAACCGACAGAGACGAG CTGTCGCATGTTCGCGCACTCGCAGCCGGCGGCAATCACCTGCCGTTCCACGACAAGACGGAGGAGATCGCTTTCCCACGTGGCGGCTCGCCGCCCACACCCGTGACCCCGACGCCGACCACGGTGCAACAGTTACTTCGCCGTGCACAGATACGCCGTAACGAGAGACGCACCCCGGATCCTCACGATGAGACGGCCAAGAGACCGCGGGTGCCGTCGCCGCCGCTCAACAACAACGACGCCACGCCCACGGACTTTTCGATGGTCAAGAGCAATCACCTGTCGACCAAGGTGGAGGGCAACGGGGTGCACGACGAGAACAGCCTGGTGGAGGACAATATAAAGTGCGAGCCGTTGGAGCTGACCGGCGGCAACGGCGGTGCCAACGCCGGCAACAACGAGGACTCGTCCGATTCCGGGGCCGCGGCCTCGGATCGACCGCCCGCGTCCGCGAGCAGCAACGAACACGAACCGGAACCGGAACACACGTCCGGGGCGCAGAATTTTCTGCCGGAGAGCAAGCTCTTTACGTCCACCCCCGGTAGCTTCAACTTTAGTATGGCGGCACTCACCACCGATCACGCACCATTGTCAG GATTGGGCCACGGCTTGCAAACACCGGACCTGGCGGGTACTTCGCAAG CACCACGTAGAGGGAGGGAGACACAGAGACAGAACATTTTTTgcgcatcttttttttttttttttttttttttttttctctccagaTTGTCAATATTTCTTGTCAATGGGACACCGAAGAGACGCTCCGCACTCTTCAGTTCACTCTTTACGCGCTTCTCTTTTTTCGGCATGTTAACTCTAAGCGATGCATAA
- the Br gene encoding broad-complex isoform X5 — translation MVDTQHFCLRWNNYQSSITSAFENLRDDEDFVDVTLACDGKSLKAHRVVLSACSPYFRELLKSTPCKHPVIVLQDVAFSDLHALVEFIYHGEVNVHQRSLSSFLKTAEVLRVSGLTQQADQTDRDELSHVRALAAGGNHLPFHDKTEEIAFPRGGSPPTPVTPTPTTVQQLLRRAQIRRNERRTPDPHDETAKRPRVPSPPLNNNDATPTDFSMVKSNHLSTKVEGNGVHDENSLVEDNIKCEPLELTGGNGGANAGNNEDSSDSGAAASDRPPASASSNEHEPEPEHTSGAQNFLPESKLFTSTPGSFNFSMAALTTDHAPLSGLGHGLQTPDLAGTSQGLLAGSGASDEFRCEPCNKNLTSLTRLKRHIQNVHTRPSKEPICNICKRVYSSLNSLRNHKSIYHRQHNKSEQQRKEVAQVCEWQRDQRGEHNERNYSVQQQQQQQQQQQQQQQQQHQHQAQQHPRMG, via the exons ATGGTAGATACACAACATTTTTGTCTGCGATGGAACAATTACCAGAGCAGCATAACCTCGGCGTTTGAAAATCTGCGGGACGATGAGGACTTTGTGGACGTGACATTGGCCTGCGACGGCAAAAGCCTGAAAGCCCATCGCGTCGTTCTCTCTGCTTGTAGCCCGTATTTTAGAGAATTGCTCaag AGCACACCGTGCAAGCACCCAGTGATAGTGCTCCAGGATGTAGCATTCAGCGACTTACATGCCTTAGTGGAGTTTATTTATCACGGCGAGGTGAACGTGCATCAGCGTTCTCTCAGTAGTTTCCTAAAGACTGCGGAGGTCCTCAGGGTATCGGGCCTCACGCAACAGGCTGACCAAACCGACAGAGACGAG CTGTCGCATGTTCGCGCACTCGCAGCCGGCGGCAATCACCTGCCGTTCCACGACAAGACGGAGGAGATCGCTTTCCCACGTGGCGGCTCGCCGCCCACACCCGTGACCCCGACGCCGACCACGGTGCAACAGTTACTTCGCCGTGCACAGATACGCCGTAACGAGAGACGCACCCCGGATCCTCACGATGAGACGGCCAAGAGACCGCGGGTGCCGTCGCCGCCGCTCAACAACAACGACGCCACGCCCACGGACTTTTCGATGGTCAAGAGCAATCACCTGTCGACCAAGGTGGAGGGCAACGGGGTGCACGACGAGAACAGCCTGGTGGAGGACAATATAAAGTGCGAGCCGTTGGAGCTGACCGGCGGCAACGGCGGTGCCAACGCCGGCAACAACGAGGACTCGTCCGATTCCGGGGCCGCGGCCTCGGATCGACCGCCCGCGTCCGCGAGCAGCAACGAACACGAACCGGAACCGGAACACACGTCCGGGGCGCAGAATTTTCTGCCGGAGAGCAAGCTCTTTACGTCCACCCCCGGTAGCTTCAACTTTAGTATGGCGGCACTCACCACCGATCACGCACCATTGTCAG GATTGGGCCACGGCTTGCAAACACCGGACCTGGCGGGTACTTCGCAAG GTCTCTTGGCCGGCAGCGGCGCGAGCGATGAGTTTCGATGTGAGCCGTGCAACAAAAACCTGACCTCCCTAACGCGGTTGAAGCGGCACATACAGAACGTGCACACCAGGCCCAGCAAGGAACCGATCTGTAACATCTGCAAGCGGGTTTACTCCAGTCTAAACAGTCTGCGCAACCACAAGAGCATCTACCATCGGCAGCACAACAAAAGCGAGCAGCAGAGAAAGGAAGTAGCGCAGGTTTGCGAATGGCAGAGAGATCAGAGAGGAGAGCACAACGAGAGAAATTACTCTgtgcagcagcagcagcagcagcaacagcaacagcagcagcagcagcaacaacaacatcAACACCAGGCTCAGCAACATCCGCGAATGGGATGA
- the Br gene encoding broad-complex isoform X3, with translation MVDTQHFCLRWNNYQSSITSAFENLRDDEDFVDVTLACDGKSLKAHRVVLSACSPYFRELLKSTPCKHPVIVLQDVAFSDLHALVEFIYHGEVNVHQRSLSSFLKTAEVLRVSGLTQQADQTDRDELSHVRALAAGGNHLPFHDKTEEIAFPRGGSPPTPVTPTPTTVQQLLRRAQIRRNERRTPDPHDETAKRPRVPSPPLNNNDATPTDFSMVKSNHLSTKVEGNGVHDENSLVEDNIKCEPLELTGGNGGANAGNNEDSSDSGAAASDRPPASASSNEHEPEPEHTSGAQNFLPESKLFTSTPGSFNFSMAALTTDHAPLSGLGHGLQTPDLAGTSQEPVSPRMDELESCLLSSHTIEDDHMDLDSAHDIRDCHREKQQQPQSTSGRSSNNDAELRWLRPRNGTLQTKHQDASLVVNNVYKEQTQYSNRTYCNLCQKTFSRAWSLQRHLADTHFYVPQSLSCDQCGRSYKSRNSLVSHKSQYHARKDRKEHEAKCEVTY, from the exons ATGGTAGATACACAACATTTTTGTCTGCGATGGAACAATTACCAGAGCAGCATAACCTCGGCGTTTGAAAATCTGCGGGACGATGAGGACTTTGTGGACGTGACATTGGCCTGCGACGGCAAAAGCCTGAAAGCCCATCGCGTCGTTCTCTCTGCTTGTAGCCCGTATTTTAGAGAATTGCTCaag AGCACACCGTGCAAGCACCCAGTGATAGTGCTCCAGGATGTAGCATTCAGCGACTTACATGCCTTAGTGGAGTTTATTTATCACGGCGAGGTGAACGTGCATCAGCGTTCTCTCAGTAGTTTCCTAAAGACTGCGGAGGTCCTCAGGGTATCGGGCCTCACGCAACAGGCTGACCAAACCGACAGAGACGAG CTGTCGCATGTTCGCGCACTCGCAGCCGGCGGCAATCACCTGCCGTTCCACGACAAGACGGAGGAGATCGCTTTCCCACGTGGCGGCTCGCCGCCCACACCCGTGACCCCGACGCCGACCACGGTGCAACAGTTACTTCGCCGTGCACAGATACGCCGTAACGAGAGACGCACCCCGGATCCTCACGATGAGACGGCCAAGAGACCGCGGGTGCCGTCGCCGCCGCTCAACAACAACGACGCCACGCCCACGGACTTTTCGATGGTCAAGAGCAATCACCTGTCGACCAAGGTGGAGGGCAACGGGGTGCACGACGAGAACAGCCTGGTGGAGGACAATATAAAGTGCGAGCCGTTGGAGCTGACCGGCGGCAACGGCGGTGCCAACGCCGGCAACAACGAGGACTCGTCCGATTCCGGGGCCGCGGCCTCGGATCGACCGCCCGCGTCCGCGAGCAGCAACGAACACGAACCGGAACCGGAACACACGTCCGGGGCGCAGAATTTTCTGCCGGAGAGCAAGCTCTTTACGTCCACCCCCGGTAGCTTCAACTTTAGTATGGCGGCACTCACCACCGATCACGCACCATTGTCAG GATTGGGCCACGGCTTGCAAACACCGGACCTGGCGGGTACTTCGCAAG AACCCGTCTCACCGAGGATGGACGAGCTCGAGTCCTGCCTCCTGTCGAGCCATACGATCGAGGACGATCACATGGATCTCGATTCGGCGCACGACATTCGCGACTGTCATCGAGAGAAGCAACAGCAACCACAGTCGACATCCGGAAGATCCTCGAATAATGACGCGGAGTTACGATGGCTACGGCCGCGAAACGGTACCTTGCAAACCAAGCATCAAGACGCGTCACTCGTCGTCAACAACGTGTACAAGGAACAGACTCAATACTCGAATCGCACCTATTGCAACTTGTGCCAGAAGACCTTTTCTCGCGCCTGGTCTCTACAGAGGCATTTGGCCGACACGCACTTTTACGTGCCGCAGTCTCTATCCTGCGATCAGTGTGGCAGGAGCTATAAATCGAGAAACAGTCTAGTTAGTCACAAGAGCCAGTATCACGCTAGAAAGGATCGTAAAGAACACGAAGCTAAATGCGAAGTCACGTATTGA